A stretch of the Thermodesulfovibrionales bacterium genome encodes the following:
- a CDS encoding universal stress protein, with amino-acid sequence MISKILVPTDGSESAKKAVRYAADLAKQTGSTIRLISVVDKSLYASQLVSAVAAPTHLIEPIEDYLWQAAEACLDDAERLCKRSGVPSKKVVRTGYPVDAIVREAERSKADLIVIGSHGKS; translated from the coding sequence ATGATTTCAAAGATACTTGTTCCTACAGACGGCTCAGAGAGCGCAAAGAAGGCCGTACGATATGCGGCGGATCTCGCAAAACAGACAGGCTCCACGATAAGGCTGATCAGCGTAGTAGACAAGAGTCTCTACGCTTCTCAATTAGTCTCTGCTGTTGCAGCCCCGACGCACCTAATAGAGCCGATCGAAGATTATCTGTGGCAGGCTGCCGAGGCCTGTCTCGACGACGCCGAAAGGCTGTGTAAGAGAAGCGGTGTTCCGTCAAAGAAGGTTGTCAGAACGGGCTATCCGGTGGATGCGATTGTAAGAGAGGCAGAAAGATCAAAGGCTGACCTCATCGTCATAGGGTCTCATGGCAAGAGC
- a CDS encoding DedA family protein — MPQIPAFIGQFPYLGLLLLLVLGGIGFPFPEDTTLILCGFLIFNDVIKPILALPVVYVGVVLSDLFLYFVGRKYGRMIVTHKRFRKIISRQKLSLLEQKFNRWGVLVVLAGRHLVGLRAQIFLVAGVMRMSPLKFLASDGLSASFTVAFMVGAGYVAGNSFQIIKKDITRIGHVAIFLAVISLALYLVFKYVRSRPKASR, encoded by the coding sequence ATGCCGCAGATACCAGCCTTTATCGGACAGTTTCCCTATCTTGGACTCCTTCTCCTTCTTGTCCTTGGCGGCATCGGGTTCCCCTTTCCCGAGGATACTACCCTCATCCTCTGCGGATTTCTCATCTTCAATGATGTCATAAAACCCATTCTCGCTCTGCCCGTTGTCTATGTCGGGGTGGTGCTCAGCGATCTCTTCCTCTATTTCGTGGGAAGAAAATATGGGCGGATGATCGTCACCCATAAGCGGTTCCGCAAAATCATATCACGCCAAAAACTCTCGCTCCTTGAGCAAAAATTCAACAGATGGGGAGTTCTTGTCGTATTGGCAGGAAGACATCTCGTCGGACTGCGGGCCCAGATATTCCTTGTCGCAGGGGTGATGAGAATGTCTCCGCTGAAGTTTCTGGCATCCGACGGTCTCTCGGCATCGTTTACTGTCGCATTCATGGTCGGAGCAGGCTACGTCGCCGGTAACAGTTTTCAGATCATAAAAAAGGATATTACCCGGATCGGCCATGTGGCGATCTTTCTCGCGGTAATCTCCCTTGCACTCTATCTTGTCTTCAAATACGTGAGGTCCAGACCGAAAGCATCCCGCTAG
- a CDS encoding cytochrome c peroxidase: MIIGIFKEKGILTFTPLMLFFVLSCSAFGADDEALIAKASQVLGPLPESMPSAENPITPEKVRLGKMLFYEPRISVDGTVSCAKCHPIALYAVDGLRKSVGHNCRENPRNDPTVFNAASQISAHWIGNRTSVEDQAKQAIIGPPSFGMPSYESAEKILRSYKEYRTLFQAAFPSDKEPVTIDNFAKAVGAFERTLITPAPLEGFLKGNKNAMTAQQKKGLEAFMGQGCAGCHSSPYVGGQMYQKFGLFEPYEKYTKSEKVDEGRYAVTKNESDKFVFKVPVLRNVAMTPPYFHDGSVDKLTEAVWIMGKIQLGKDLSKEQVQDIVSFLDALTGKIPEDARTVPLLPSNQ; encoded by the coding sequence ATGATAATCGGGATATTCAAAGAAAAGGGGATCCTGACATTCACACCTTTGATGCTTTTCTTCGTTCTATCATGCTCTGCATTTGGCGCTGACGACGAGGCCCTGATCGCGAAGGCGTCCCAGGTCCTCGGTCCTTTGCCGGAATCTATGCCGTCAGCGGAGAACCCGATAACCCCGGAGAAGGTTAGACTCGGCAAGATGCTCTTTTACGAACCGAGGATCTCTGTCGACGGAACGGTGAGTTGTGCAAAATGTCATCCTATAGCGCTCTATGCCGTCGACGGGCTGCGAAAATCAGTGGGCCACAATTGCAGGGAAAACCCGAGAAACGACCCCACGGTCTTCAATGCGGCAAGCCAGATCTCTGCGCACTGGATAGGGAACCGGACGAGCGTTGAAGACCAGGCGAAACAAGCCATCATAGGGCCTCCCTCCTTCGGCATGCCATCCTATGAATCGGCCGAAAAGATCCTCCGGTCCTATAAGGAATATAGAACGCTGTTTCAAGCCGCATTTCCTTCGGACAAGGAGCCGGTGACGATCGACAACTTTGCAAAGGCGGTCGGAGCCTTTGAGAGGACATTAATTACCCCTGCTCCCTTGGAAGGGTTTCTCAAAGGCAACAAGAATGCAATGACGGCTCAACAAAAAAAGGGACTCGAGGCGTTTATGGGCCAGGGCTGCGCAGGATGTCATTCCAGTCCTTATGTCGGAGGACAGATGTATCAGAAGTTCGGCCTTTTTGAACCTTATGAGAAATACACAAAGAGTGAAAAGGTGGATGAAGGCAGGTACGCCGTCACAAAAAACGAGAGCGATAAATTTGTCTTTAAAGTGCCTGTGTTGAGGAACGTGGCCATGACCCCTCCGTACTTCCATGATGGCTCGGTCGATAAGCTGACAGAAGCCGTATGGATCATGGGGAAGATCCAGTTAGGCAAGGACCTTTCAAAAGAACAGGTACAGGACATCGTCTCATTTTTGGATGCCCTGACGGGAAAGATTCCTGAAGATGCACGAACAGTTCCCCTGTTGCCTTCAAATCAGTAG